The Arcobacter sp. F155 genome contains the following window.
CATCTTTATAAAAAAAGTCTCTATTTACTTGATAATCATCTATTTCTAATAAAAACTCTTTTAATAAATCCCTTGCATCTTTATATAAAAAAGATGGTAATTCTTGTTTTTCAAAACCTAAGTCTTCTAAAGATATGATTTTTTTATAATTAAAGCTTGTAAGTTTGAGTTTTTCATTTCTTTTATACTCTTCTATAGAAAAAGATTGAGTAATTAAATTCAATGATTTATAAAAAGGAGTAAATACTTTATATGGAGTATTATCTGCTTTAAGATGTTCATTTGGATTTAAAATAAATGAATCATTAAATCTTTTTAAAGGAAGAACCTTTTCAACTTCCTTATCTCTTTTAATAGCATATGCGTCAAAATCTATGGAGCATAGAACTTCATCAAAATCTTTTGCTAAAGTTTTAAAAACATTTAATGGTTCATCATAAAATATTGCTAAGTCTAAACCTAAAGATTGAAGCTCTCTCTTTAGGTTTAATACTGATTCATAAATAAAAGAAACTCTTTTATCATCTTTAGGCAAAGAGTTTAGAATATTTTTATCGAAGATAAATATTGGTAGTACTTCATCTTCTGCATATTGTAATAATGCAGAATCTGTAACTCTTAAATCTCGTCTAAACCAAAGTATTTGTTTCATCTGTAAGCCTCAACTTTAGAACGAAGTGCTAAATCTTTTGGATATGGATTTATAAATACTTGAGTTTTAAGATACTCAATATCAAATTTGTTTGTATAAAGTTTTATTATTTTTATAACAGCAATTAAAGGAACTATTCCTTTTTTGAAGTCTTCAAGAGTCTCTAAAATATCATCTTTTTCCTCTTTTGATATAACTTTTTTGAAATAACCATAAATATGAAGTAAAACATTATAGGTATTATTAATCGTACCTTTTTGAGCAATTGTCTTTAAAAACAACTCTTTATACTCATCAAGTATAGTCTCCAATGGCTTTTTATCTCTATTTGCAACTATATTTCCTAGCTCTTTATATGCATTATGTGATTTTGCATAGATTAAATATTTGTAAGAAGTATGAAACTCAACTAAATCATTTATATTTGGCTTTTTTTCTAAAAATTCAAATAATGATTTATATGCAAATACTTGCATTAAAAAGTTTTCTCTAAGCCATGGATCGCCTAATCTACCTTCTTCTTCAATTGGTAAATAAGGGAATCTTTCTTTTAGCTCTTTTGCAAAAACTCCAACACCTACATTTTCACTTTGACCATTTTTTTTATCAGGATAGATTTTAACTCTTTCCATACCACATGTTGGAGATTTAGATTTTAAAATAAATCCACATAATTGATTATCTTCAATCTTTTTTACAAGCTCTTTAGATATCTCAGTAATAGTATCTGTAACATCTTCATTGTCATTTGATGTTCGAATAGTTACTTCACCATCACTTTTAACTAACCTTATTGCAGGTCGTGGAGTTGGAAAAACTAATCTTTCAGGACAAAAAGCCTCAAAATCAAAGTAGTTAGATAATTCATTAACAATAAATTTGTCTCGTGAATGACCGCCATCATATCGGCACGTAGTACCAAGTAGGCAAGATGATATTCCTAGTTTCATTTTAAACTCCTTTTAGGAAATTATAATAAAACTAGTATATCTTTGTATATATAAAATGTAAGTTTATAATATTACCAGTCGATTGACTGGATTTTTCCATTTGCTAATGGGAAAGTAAATGACTTAGAATAATTAAGTCTAAGGATTCCTATTGAACTTCTATTATTTACAGTCTTTAAGAAGATAATAGATTCTCCATCTTTTGAAAATTTAGGGAATTGATTACTTCCATTTGAAGTAAGTCTTTTCAGGAAATCACTTTTTGTTGACATTAAATAAAGATTGAATGTATAAGAACCAAACTCATTGTTTCTATCTCTACTTGTATATACTACATAATCTTTATATGTAGTTGCAGATGAGTTGTTATTTCCATGGTAAACTAATCTTTCAACTCCTCTTCCTCCAATATCTTTTGCAAAAATATTTGGATACTTTAATCTATCAGATACGAAAACAATTCTTTTTTCATTATCAACAAAATGAGCTCCTACATCAATACCTTTATATGTAGTTAGTCTCTTTTTTGTTTTATTAACAGTATTGTATAAATAGATATCTGGTTGATGATTTGGTGAAGCTGTAATTAAAACTTTCTTTTCATCTTCACTTACATCAGAAGCAACTATCATACCTTCACTTCTCATAATAGTTTCTCTTTGTCTAGTGTAGATATTTGTTTTAATTAAAGTTGGAATTCCACTATCATATGTTGTGTAATAAAATGAGTCTTGTTTACTATTTGCCCATTTAGGGAAAATATTAAGTCCACCTCTTATAACTGGCATTTGAAAAGTAAGAGTATAGTCAGCAATTATAATATCTGCTTTTTTTGCACTTTTATATTGAGAGAAAATTACAAACTTATCCATCCAGTCAATTGGTGGTGCATTTAGATATTTATTAATTCTAATTGCAATTCTATGAGCTACAAATGGATATCTATCCTCTTTTGATGTAGAGAAAGTTCGATTAAATACCATTTTCTTAGAGTTTGAATCATACATTTTAACCATTACAGAATAGCCACCAAAACTACTTACATTTGAACTAACATTTACAAAAAGGTCAGTTCCTTTAATTGATAAAACTAACATGTCTGGATTTGAGTTGTAATCAACAACTTGTGAAGCTTTAACTACTTCAAAGTGTCCACTTACCATTAAATCCTTTTCAATCATCTTTGCTACTTTTTGAGTAAGTGGCTTATTCATAGCATTAGGTGCTACTGAAACTTCGATTTTAGGCATAGAACCTGATTTTTTAACGATATCTAACTCTGCATCAGCAGCAAAAACAAATGTTGTAATTAGAAATAAAATTGATAATACTTTTTTCATATTAACCTTCCGATTTAAAGTTTATAATAATATCAACTTTACTGTTAATATTATGTGTAGGGAAAGTCTCCCTAACTTGAGAATTTAAAAACTCTTTTAATGACTCATCAAATCGTACATCATTTGAATACTTTATAACACGGTAATCAAAATCTCCACTATTTGTAATCATTACAAGAACTTTTACAACTAAACCATCTTCTAATAGTTTAGGATTCCATCTCTCCCATAAAATCTGTTTTATTTTTGAAAAGTATTCATGTTCCTCACCTTTACTAGTAGAGTTAACAACAGGTCTATTTGTACTAGTTTTAACATCATTTAAAAGTTTAGAAACCTTTAAATTATCTGTATTTTTCTCTTTTTGAAATTTAGACCTAAATCTACTTGGGTCAATAGATGCTTTTTGCGTAGTTGTATCTTTTTCTACTACTTTTTTAGATTTAGTTTTAACATTAGCAAATAGTGATTTAAAATCTGCTTTTTGTTTATTTGATTGAGATGTAGATTTTTTAACAATCTTTTCTTGTTTTGACTCACTCTTTTTAGCAACTCTTTTTTCAGTTGATTTAGTAGAAATAAGTTCTAATTCTAAAACTGTAGTTTTAGTATTAATATCAAACTTTTTTGGTGCAGGGGCATTTATATAAAAAAGAAATAGAAAACCAAAAATAAGGTATATAAAAACAGATATTACACCTGATAGATAAAAGTAATTTTTATCTTGCATAATTATCCATCTGTAATAAGTGATACTTTAGTAAATCCAGCTTCTTTTACTGATTTAAGTATATAGATTACATCATTATACATCAAAGTTTTCTCAGCTCTTATGTGTATAGGAGTTTTTCTATCTTTATTTTGTGCAAATAAAACAAAGTTATCTGCAAAAGTATCAAATTCAAAACTTTTTTTATTGATTTTTATCTTTTTATTTTTTGTAAGTAATATATCAATTTTTTTAACTGATTGTATTTGTTGAGATTTGCTTCCTTTTGGAAGATTTACAGGTTCTTCAAACTCAACTACTGGTGCAGTAACCATTAAGATTGCAAGAAGCACTAGCATAATATCTACTAAAGGAGTAATATTTAAATCAGGTTTTTGGTTGTAATCAAACATGATTAACCTTTAGCAATTAAGATTTTAGCTTGTGCCTTGATATAAGTATTTAACTCATAAACTTTTCTTACTAATATTTGATGGAAAGTATATGCAAAAATTGCCACAAAAATTCCAGCTGCTGTTGCAACTAAAGCTTCAGAAATTGCAGGTGCAATTACAGAAAACCCTACTTTTGAATGACTTGAAAACTTTGCAAATGATTCAAGAATACCTACTACTGTTCCAAATAGTCCAATAAAAGGAGCAGTTGATGCAATAATTGACATCCATGATATTCCAACACTAGCATCTTTAATAATATTTATTTCACATGCACTAAGAATCTCTTTATTAGTAACTCCGTTTGCACATTTATTAAGTGCAGACATAGGACTTAAAGTTGAACTTCGTGATGTTAATGCTTCTAGTGATTTTTTTTCAGTAAGAATTGAAGATTTCAAAGATAGAAATCTGTAGATGAATATCCAAAAAACGATAACCATATATAATGAAAGTGACCACAACACTAAAAGTGTTATGGCACTACCATTACTTAAATAATTTAAAGCTGAATCAATCATTATCTACTTTTTTAAGCGAATGAGTTGATTTTAGCCTCAACTGCTGCTAATGATACGTTTGCATCTTTAACAGAGTTAACTAAATCTTTTGCAGCGTCAATGTTTTTCGCAATTTCAGAGTCAGCACCTGAAGTAAGTGCTACAGCTCCGTCAACTAATACGTCAACAGAACTTTCACCCACTTTAACGTGACCCCAGTTAATTGCTACTGCTTCAGTTGAATCTGCTTTTTCTATTATAATTACGCCAACAGTTAATGATGATACTAAAGAAGCATGTCCTGGTAAAACTCCGAACTCTCCCTCTTTACCTGGAAGAGTTACAGATTTTACTTCATCACTAAAGATTTGACCATTTGGTGCAACTATTGATAATTTTAGTGTATCCATAAGCATGCCTTATTTGTTATTTCATATCCTCAGCTTTTGCTAATACCTCGTCGATTCCACCAACCATATAGAATGCCATTTCTGGAATGTTGTCATATTTACCATCAAGGATACCTTTGAATCCAGCAATAGTATCTGATAATTCAACATACTTACCTGGAGATCCTGTAAATACTTCTGCAACGAAGAATGGTTGAGATAAGAATCTTTCGATTTTTCTAGCTCTTGCAACAACAAGTTTATCTTCTTCAGATAACTCGTCCATACCAAGAATTGCAATAATATCTTGTAAATCTTTATATTTTTGTAATACAGATTGAACACCTCTTGCTACTGCATAGTGCTCTTCACCTAATACGTCTGCAGATAAAATTCTAGAAGTTGAATCTAGTGGATCAACCGCTGGGTAGATACCTTTTTCTGCAATTTTTCTGTTAAGTACTGTAGTTGCATCTAAGTGAGCAAATACAGAAGCTGGAGCAGGGTCAGTTAAGTCATCCGCAGGAACATATACAGCTTGAACAGAAGTAATAGAACCTTTTGCAGTTGAAGTAATTCTCTCTTGTAATGCACCCATTTCTCTAGCTAATGTTGGTTGGTAACCAACAGCTGAAGGAATTCTTCCTAATAATGCTGACATCTCAGAACCTGCTTGAGCAAATCTAAAGATATTATCAACGAACATTAATACATCAAGACCTTTTTCATCTCTAAAGTACTCAGCCATAGTAAGACCAGTTAATGCAATTCTATTTCTTGCACCTGGAGGCTCACTCATTTGACCATAACATAATGCAACTTTGTCAAGTACATTAGAGTCTTTCATTTCGTAGTAAAGGTCATTACCTTCTCTTGTTCTTTCACCAACACCTGCAAATACAGAGTAACCTGAGTGTTTGAACGCAACGTTATGGATAAGCTCCATAATAATAACTGTTTTACCAACACCAGCACCACCGAATAGTCCTACTTTACCACCTTTTGAGTATGGTGCAAGTAAGTCAACAACTTTGATACCTGTTTCAAACATTTCAGTTTTTGTAGATTGCTCTTCAAAAGTTGGAGCAGCTCTATGGATTGACCATCTTTCAGTATCTTCAGAAATTGCTTCACCTTCATCAACTGGGTCACCAATTACGTTAAAGATTCTTCCAAGTACAGCTTCACCAACTGGAACCTTAATTGGTCCACCAGTAGCAGTACACTCTTGTCCTCTTTTTAAACCTTCTGTCATATCCATAGCAATAGTTCTAACTCTGCTATCACCAATGTGTGCAGCAACTTCTAGAACTAATCTATCTTGGTTAACGTCCGCTAATGTAACTTCAATAGCTTCGTTAATTTCTGGTAAATATCCGTCGAACTCAACGTCTACAACAGGACCCATTACCTGAATAATATTACCTTTCATACGGGCAGCTCCTTTAAATTATTTTAATGCTTCAACACCACTGATAATCTCTATCAGCTCTGTTGTAATTGCAGCTTGTCTAGCTTTATTATATTCAACTGTTAACGAATTAACTCTGTCTTTAGCATTGTTAGTTGCAGCTTCCATAGCTTGCATTCTTGCAGAGTGCTCTGCTGCTAAAGAGTCGATTAAAGAATAATACATATTGAAATCAATATATTTATTCGTTAATTCTTCTAACACTTCTTCATCATCATCTGGTTCAATCTCTAGCATAGATGTTTCATCTTGTGTAGTTTCTACATCTTCTAGGCTAATTGGAAGTAGTTCTCTTACTCTAATTTCTTGAGTAAGCATATTTAAGAATCCATTGTAAACTAAAACTACTTTATCAGTTTCACCTTTTTGGAAATCTTCTACTACATCTTTAATAAAATCTGCAGCTCTATCATAATCTGGTGCAGAAGATAAATCAGTTACCTTCTGAGATAATTCAACACCTTGGAAAGAGAAGAAATCAACTCCCTTTCTTCCAGCAGCTCTGTATCTTACATTTGCACCTTTAGATGTATAATCAGCGGCTAATTCATTAACTTTCTTAATCGTTGCCATGTTAAAACCACCACAAAGACCTTTGTCAGCAGTAACAAAAACAATATCAACTGTTTTTGGGTTCTCGTTAGGGATAAACGCTTTATTGTGATTACCACCATCTTGAACTTTGCTAACTCTGTTTGCGATCTCAGAAAGAACTTCATTAATCTTCTTAGCATAACTTCTAGATTGCTCAGACAGTTGTCTAGTTCTAGTAAGTTTTGCAGAAGATACAAGCTTCATAGCTTTTGTAGTCTTCTGAGTGTTCTTAACACTTCCAATTTTTAATTTAATTTCTTTTAAGTTAGCCATAGACTAATCCTTATTTAGCATTAAAAACAGTTTTAAACTCTTCTAATGCAGCTTTTAATGCTGACTCAGTCTCATCATCTAATTTTTTCTTAGATTTAATGTCATCTAAAATATTTGCATATTTTTGTTCAATGAATGAGTGTAACTCTTCTTCGTATTTAACTACATCAGATACAGCAACATCATTTAAGTAACCTTTTGTACCAGCATAGATAATAACGATTTGTTTTTCAATAACTAATGGCTTATTAACACCTTGCTTTAATACTTCAACCATTCTTTGACCAAGCTCAAGCTCTTTTCTTGTAGACTCATCAAGATCTGATGCGAATTGTGCGAATGCTTCTAGCTCTCTATATTGTGCAAGAGATAATTTTAATGTACCAGCAACTTGTTTAGTAGCTTTAATTTGTGCAGCACCACCAACTCTTGATACAGAAAGACCAACGTTAATTGCAGGTCTGATACCAGAGTTAAATAGGTTAGTTTCTAAGAAGATTTGACCATCTGTAATAGAAATAACGTTTGTTGGAATATATGCAGCAACGTCACCTGCTTGTGTCTCAATAATTGGTAATGCAGTCATAGAACCACCACCATTTTCATCAGACATTTTTGCAGCTCTTTCTAATAATCTTGAGTGTAGATAGAATACATCCCCTGGGAATGCCTCTCTACCTGGAGGTCTTCTTAATAATAAAGACATCTCTCTATATGCAACTGCGTGTTTTGATAAATCATCATAGATAATTAAAGCATGCTTACCATTATCTCTGAAGTACTCACCAATAGTAACACCTGTATATGGTGCTAAGAATTGAAGTGCTGAAGACTCAGAAGCACCTGCATTAACTACAACAGTATAATCCATTGCTCCACCCTCTTCTAAAGTTCTAACAACGTTAGCTACAGAAGATGATTTTTGACCGATTGCAACATAAATACATACTACATCTTCACCTTTTTGGTTAAGAATTGTATCAATTGCAACAGTTGTTTTACCAGTTTGTCTATCACCAATAATAAGCTCTCTTTGCCCTCTTCCGATTGGAACTAGTGCATCAATTGCTTTAATACCAGTTTGTAATGGCTCATGAACAGATTTTCTAGCCATGATTCCAGGAGCTTTTTCCTCAACGAATCTTGACTCAGCTGCTTCAATAGTACCTTTACCATCAATTGGCTCACCAAGTGCATTAACAACTCTTCCAACCATACCTTCACCAACTGGTGTTTCTAATAGTTTTCCAAGTCTCTTACAAGAAGAACCTTCTCTTAATCCTTCACCAGAACCAAGAACAACAACACCAACAGAAGCTTCTTCTAAGTTAGATGCTAATCCTCTTTCTCCGTTTTCGAATTCAACAAGCTCCCCAGCCATTACATTTTTAAGACCATAAACTTGAGCAATACCATCTGCAAATGAGATGATCTTCCCAGTTTCGTTAACGTCTACATTTAATTCAAAGTTATCAATTCTTTCTTTAATGATAGAACTGATTTCATCTGCTTGAATTTTTACACCCATTCAATATCTCCTTTATAAGTTCTAAACTGCTTTTAAAATATGTTCAATCATTTGTGACTTAAGTCTATCTTTTGAGAATGAAATCTCAACACCTAGACTATCAATATCAACTTTGATACCGTCGTAATCACAAACATTTTGTGATAGTGATAATTGTACATTGAATTTTTCACTAAATTTTTTCTCAATAGTAGAGATATAATCAGTTGATAATTCTTTGTTACAATATACTACACCAGTATATGAATTATTCATTTTTGCAACTTGTGATTCTAATTCACTTGTAATTGCAGGAATAATTTCAAGTCTTTTCTTTGTTCCTAATAATTTAACAAGATTTGTTAATTCAGCACTTGCATTATCTACAAATGATAAAACTAATTTAACCTTATCTTCTGAGTTTACTTCAGAAGAAGTAACAATAGAAATAAACTTATCTTCTCCATAAGCTGAAGAAATAGTTTTTAAATCATTACAAATAGCAGTTGCAGACTCAACGTCTCTACCATCTATTAATGCTTTTACATATCTTTTTGCTATTAAATCATTCATTATGCAACCTTCTTAAGTACGATGTTAGCTAACTCATCTTGAGTTAATGAAACATTATCAGAGCTTAATAGCTCTTCAAGAACTTCAGAAACAATTTGTTTCTTAGCTTTTGACATTTCAATTTTTACTTTCTCATCGAAACCTTTATCAAGGTTTGCAATTTCTGCATCTACAGCATCTGCAACTCTTTTCTTAACAGAGTCAACATCAGCTTTTGCATTTTCAACAATTTCATTTGCTAATTTTTTTGCTTCTTCTAACTTGTTAGCAGCATCTTCTACTTTATCTTGAGAAGCTTTTAAAGTATCTTGTACTTTGTCAAGTTCTGCTTGAATTGAAGCAGTTCTACCAGCAAAAAAAGCTTTTAACTTATCTGCTAATAGGTACCATATGATACCAGCAAAAATAATAAAGTTAACGGTTCTTTGTACGATATCGTAATTTGTCTCCGCACCTTCAGCTGAAGCTAATAACGCCATAGGAGTTAAAGCTAATCCAAGTAATAATAATTTTTTCAACCCTAACCTCCTAATTAAATCGAGCTAATCTTAGCTTTTAAGCTCTCATTAAATTGAGGCATTGCAGCAACTAATGATTCTTTTAAAGCTCTTGTTTCGTCTTCAAGCTCTTTAGTGAACTTAAGAGACTTAGCTTCTAATTCCTCTTTAGCACTCGCAAGTTTAGCATCAGCTATTTCTTTAGCTTCATTGTATGCTTGGTCTCTGATAGCAGCTGCTTCTTTTTTAGCTTCAGCAATCACGTGGCTTGCTTCTTCTAACATACCGTCTACGTCAGCAGAGTTTGATTGAGCATTTTCTAAATCTTTCTTAATAGATTTATCTCTATCATCCATATGCTTTAATAGGGGTACAAATAGACAACTGTTAAGTCTTGCAACAACAAAAAGAAAGATTATTGCTGTGCTAAGCAATAATACAGGACTTATGTCTAACATTCATTCCTCCATATTTTTTACAGTTTAGTTTGACTAAAACTGCTTAAATTTTATCTAAAACAAGTATAAAATTATATTAAAAGGAGGAATTCTAAGAAAGAATTTTAGAAAGTGTTACGAAAGTAATTAGAAATCTTCTCAATATCCTCTTGAGATTTAATTTCTATCTTAAAATAGTTCTTTTCAGCTTTAACTTTTAGGTCACTTTTTTGTAGGTTTTCAATTACATTATCAAGTGGTTTAAAGTCATAGTTTTTTGAAGATTTTGGATTCTTCTTTGCAGGCTTTTTATCCCCCGTTTTTAGGCTTCTGATTAAACTTTCAGTCTCTCTTACTGATAGTTTTTGGCCGATAATAGAATCTGCAATTTTTACTTGTGTTTCATCATCAAGTCCAAGCATAACTTTTGCATGTCCAGCAGTTATTTTATCATTTGCTAAAAGCTGTTGTACATATGAGCATAATTGTAACAGTCTTAAGGTATTAGTAATTGAAGCTCTACTTTTAAATACTTTTTTTGATAACTCATCATGTGTAATATTATGCTCATTGATTAATTGAGCATACGAGAATGCTAATTCAATAATATTTAAATCATCTCTTTGAATATTCTCTATTAATGCTAATTCTCTTAGTTTGAAATCTTCAATATTTACAATTGTAGCTTTGATAGTTTCTAAGTTAGCAAGTTTATGAGCTCTTAATCTTCTTTCACCTGCTACTAAAATATAACCATCATCTTCTTCAATTACAGTAACTGGCTGAATTAAGCCATGTTCTACAATAGAATCTGATAGCTCTTTTAATTTATCTTGATCAAATATTTTTCTAGGTTGATTTGGGTTTGGCTTTACTTTTTCAACTTCAATCTCAATAATTTTTCCATATCTAGATTCACTATTTGAGTTTCCATAAGCAGTCTCAACTTCACCTAATAATTCTCCAAGTCCTCTACCTAATGCCATATTATAATCCTAATATTAAATTAAATAAATTATCCAGCAATTGCACGTGCTAGATTTGTATATGCTTTTGTTCCTGCAGCCATTGAATCATAAAGCATGATTGGCTTACCAAAACTTGGGCTTTCTGCTAGTTT
Protein-coding sequences here:
- a CDS encoding ParB/RepB/Spo0J family partition protein, encoding MALGRGLGELLGEVETAYGNSNSESRYGKIIEIEVEKVKPNPNQPRKIFDQDKLKELSDSIVEHGLIQPVTVIEEDDGYILVAGERRLRAHKLANLETIKATIVNIEDFKLRELALIENIQRDDLNIIELAFSYAQLINEHNITHDELSKKVFKSRASITNTLRLLQLCSYVQQLLANDKITAGHAKVMLGLDDETQVKIADSIIGQKLSVRETESLIRSLKTGDKKPAKKNPKSSKNYDFKPLDNVIENLQKSDLKVKAEKNYFKIEIKSQEDIEKISNYFRNTF
- the atpD gene encoding F0F1 ATP synthase subunit beta; translated protein: MKGNIIQVMGPVVDVEFDGYLPEINEAIEVTLADVNQDRLVLEVAAHIGDSRVRTIAMDMTEGLKRGQECTATGGPIKVPVGEAVLGRIFNVIGDPVDEGEAISEDTERWSIHRAAPTFEEQSTKTEMFETGIKVVDLLAPYSKGGKVGLFGGAGVGKTVIIMELIHNVAFKHSGYSVFAGVGERTREGNDLYYEMKDSNVLDKVALCYGQMSEPPGARNRIALTGLTMAEYFRDEKGLDVLMFVDNIFRFAQAGSEMSALLGRIPSAVGYQPTLAREMGALQERITSTAKGSITSVQAVYVPADDLTDPAPASVFAHLDATTVLNRKIAEKGIYPAVDPLDSTSRILSADVLGEEHYAVARGVQSVLQKYKDLQDIIAILGMDELSEEDKLVVARARKIERFLSQPFFVAEVFTGSPGKYVELSDTIAGFKGILDGKYDNIPEMAFYMVGGIDEVLAKAEDMK
- a CDS encoding biopolymer transporter ExbD; amino-acid sequence: MFDYNQKPDLNITPLVDIMLVLLAILMVTAPVVEFEEPVNLPKGSKSQQIQSVKKIDILLTKNKKIKINKKSFEFDTFADNFVLFAQNKDRKTPIHIRAEKTLMYNDVIYILKSVKEAGFTKVSLITDG
- the atpA gene encoding F0F1 ATP synthase subunit alpha, with the translated sequence MGVKIQADEISSIIKERIDNFELNVDVNETGKIISFADGIAQVYGLKNVMAGELVEFENGERGLASNLEEASVGVVVLGSGEGLREGSSCKRLGKLLETPVGEGMVGRVVNALGEPIDGKGTIEAAESRFVEEKAPGIMARKSVHEPLQTGIKAIDALVPIGRGQRELIIGDRQTGKTTVAIDTILNQKGEDVVCIYVAIGQKSSSVANVVRTLEEGGAMDYTVVVNAGASESSALQFLAPYTGVTIGEYFRDNGKHALIIYDDLSKHAVAYREMSLLLRRPPGREAFPGDVFYLHSRLLERAAKMSDENGGGSMTALPIIETQAGDVAAYIPTNVISITDGQIFLETNLFNSGIRPAINVGLSVSRVGGAAQIKATKQVAGTLKLSLAQYRELEAFAQFASDLDESTRKELELGQRMVEVLKQGVNKPLVIEKQIVIIYAGTKGYLNDVAVSDVVKYEEELHSFIEQKYANILDDIKSKKKLDDETESALKAALEEFKTVFNAK
- the atpC gene encoding ATP synthase F1 subunit epsilon, whose translation is MDTLKLSIVAPNGQIFSDEVKSVTLPGKEGEFGVLPGHASLVSSLTVGVIIIEKADSTEAVAINWGHVKVGESSVDVLVDGAVALTSGADSEIAKNIDAAKDLVNSVKDANVSLAAVEAKINSFA
- the tolB gene encoding Tol-Pal system protein TolB; the encoded protein is MKKVLSILFLITTFVFAADAELDIVKKSGSMPKIEVSVAPNAMNKPLTQKVAKMIEKDLMVSGHFEVVKASQVVDYNSNPDMLVLSIKGTDLFVNVSSNVSSFGGYSVMVKMYDSNSKKMVFNRTFSTSKEDRYPFVAHRIAIRINKYLNAPPIDWMDKFVIFSQYKSAKKADIIIADYTLTFQMPVIRGGLNIFPKWANSKQDSFYYTTYDSGIPTLIKTNIYTRQRETIMRSEGMIVASDVSEDEKKVLITASPNHQPDIYLYNTVNKTKKRLTTYKGIDVGAHFVDNEKRIVFVSDRLKYPNIFAKDIGGRGVERLVYHGNNNSSATTYKDYVVYTSRDRNNEFGSYTFNLYLMSTKSDFLKRLTSNGSNQFPKFSKDGESIIFLKTVNNRSSIGILRLNYSKSFTFPLANGKIQSIDW
- a CDS encoding TonB C-terminal domain-containing protein → MQDKNYFYLSGVISVFIYLIFGFLFLFYINAPAPKKFDINTKTTVLELELISTKSTEKRVAKKSESKQEKIVKKSTSQSNKQKADFKSLFANVKTKSKKVVEKDTTTQKASIDPSRFRSKFQKEKNTDNLKVSKLLNDVKTSTNRPVVNSTSKGEEHEYFSKIKQILWERWNPKLLEDGLVVKVLVMITNSGDFDYRVIKYSNDVRFDESLKEFLNSQVRETFPTHNINSKVDIIINFKSEG
- a CDS encoding F0F1 ATP synthase subunit B' produces the protein MLDISPVLLLSTAIIFLFVVARLNSCLFVPLLKHMDDRDKSIKKDLENAQSNSADVDGMLEEASHVIAEAKKEAAAIRDQAYNEAKEIADAKLASAKEELEAKSLKFTKELEDETRALKESLVAAMPQFNESLKAKISSI
- the atpG gene encoding ATP synthase F1 subunit gamma, which codes for MANLKEIKLKIGSVKNTQKTTKAMKLVSSAKLTRTRQLSEQSRSYAKKINEVLSEIANRVSKVQDGGNHNKAFIPNENPKTVDIVFVTADKGLCGGFNMATIKKVNELAADYTSKGANVRYRAAGRKGVDFFSFQGVELSQKVTDLSSAPDYDRAADFIKDVVEDFQKGETDKVVLVYNGFLNMLTQEIRVRELLPISLEDVETTQDETSMLEIEPDDDEEVLEELTNKYIDFNMYYSLIDSLAAEHSARMQAMEAATNNAKDRVNSLTVEYNKARQAAITTELIEIISGVEALK
- a CDS encoding F0F1 ATP synthase subunit delta, encoding MNDLIAKRYVKALIDGRDVESATAICNDLKTISSAYGEDKFISIVTSSEVNSEDKVKLVLSFVDNASAELTNLVKLLGTKKRLEIIPAITSELESQVAKMNNSYTGVVYCNKELSTDYISTIEKKFSEKFNVQLSLSQNVCDYDGIKVDIDSLGVEISFSKDRLKSQMIEHILKAV
- a CDS encoding MotA/TolQ/ExbB proton channel family protein, with protein sequence MIDSALNYLSNGSAITLLVLWSLSLYMVIVFWIFIYRFLSLKSSILTEKKSLEALTSRSSTLSPMSALNKCANGVTNKEILSACEINIIKDASVGISWMSIIASTAPFIGLFGTVVGILESFAKFSSHSKVGFSVIAPAISEALVATAAGIFVAIFAYTFHQILVRKVYELNTYIKAQAKILIAKG
- a CDS encoding F0F1 ATP synthase subunit B encodes the protein MKKLLLLGLALTPMALLASAEGAETNYDIVQRTVNFIIFAGIIWYLLADKLKAFFAGRTASIQAELDKVQDTLKASQDKVEDAANKLEEAKKLANEIVENAKADVDSVKKRVADAVDAEIANLDKGFDEKVKIEMSKAKKQIVSEVLEELLSSDNVSLTQDELANIVLKKVA
- a CDS encoding DUF523 and DUF1722 domain-containing protein — encoded protein: MKLGISSCLLGTTCRYDGGHSRDKFIVNELSNYFDFEAFCPERLVFPTPRPAIRLVKSDGEVTIRTSNDNEDVTDTITEISKELVKKIEDNQLCGFILKSKSPTCGMERVKIYPDKKNGQSENVGVGVFAKELKERFPYLPIEEEGRLGDPWLRENFLMQVFAYKSLFEFLEKKPNINDLVEFHTSYKYLIYAKSHNAYKELGNIVANRDKKPLETILDEYKELFLKTIAQKGTINNTYNVLLHIYGYFKKVISKEEKDDILETLEDFKKGIVPLIAVIKIIKLYTNKFDIEYLKTQVFINPYPKDLALRSKVEAYR